One genomic region from Fictibacillus marinisediminis encodes:
- a CDS encoding winged helix DNA-binding protein has translation MSELANMHMMMNYLRGVYKVLEDEWQKSAKSLGLTQAEQHILWIVSFEREATISRIAHLGLWDVSTVMQVIKRLKDKGLIQLLKKDHDRRISYVTLTEEGAKKQQMSSKGRYSVYSYLQAWSKDHGNQEFLVQLVNLHRDMNEHFHGTEYVEWIENTGRQLRDIVETR, from the coding sequence ATGAGTGAACTTGCGAACATGCATATGATGATGAATTATTTGCGGGGAGTGTACAAGGTTCTTGAAGATGAATGGCAAAAATCAGCGAAGTCATTGGGATTGACTCAAGCTGAACAGCACATTCTATGGATTGTATCCTTTGAACGAGAGGCGACGATTTCCCGCATAGCACACCTCGGATTATGGGATGTTTCGACAGTCATGCAGGTTATAAAACGCCTGAAAGATAAAGGCTTAATACAATTATTGAAAAAAGATCATGATCGGCGAATTTCGTACGTAACGCTTACGGAAGAAGGTGCAAAAAAACAGCAGATGTCCTCTAAAGGCAGATACTCAGTGTACAGTTATCTGCAGGCCTGGAGCAAGGATCATGGGAACCAGGAATTTCTGGTGCAGCTTGTAAACTTACATAGGGATATGAATGAGCATTTCCACGGAACAGAATACGTGGAATGGATTGAAAACACAGGCAGGCAGCTGCGGGATATAGTGGAGACAAGGTGA
- a CDS encoding glycerophosphodiester phosphodiesterase, whose product MTKIFGHRGASKVCPENTMASYTRAYEMGADGLEIDVHLTSDGVPVIIHDDTVKRTTNGKGYVKNFTLAEIKQLDAGSWFSPTFQNERILTLEEFLQWICTKPLLLNIELKNNKVMYEDLEKKVYDLVNAYGMKEKTIYSSFNHYSLVQLRSMDSYIDIAPLYSSAIYEPWNYARSMGSLSVHPQFKSLHPVILQSLHEHGIRVRPYTVNQEKWMHYLMNWRVDAIITDVPDVALAVRNGEITEQKSLILEMYNKLKKK is encoded by the coding sequence ATGACAAAAATCTTTGGACACCGGGGCGCAAGCAAGGTATGCCCCGAAAACACAATGGCCTCCTACACTCGGGCTTATGAAATGGGCGCAGACGGACTTGAAATTGATGTCCATTTAACAAGCGATGGTGTTCCTGTCATCATTCACGATGATACGGTCAAACGGACAACCAACGGAAAAGGATATGTAAAAAATTTCACGCTCGCTGAAATTAAACAGCTGGACGCGGGAAGCTGGTTTTCTCCAACCTTTCAAAATGAACGGATCCTCACACTAGAAGAGTTTCTGCAATGGATCTGTACCAAGCCGCTGCTTCTCAATATAGAATTGAAGAATAACAAAGTGATGTATGAAGATTTAGAGAAAAAAGTATACGATCTCGTAAATGCTTATGGAATGAAAGAAAAAACGATCTATTCATCTTTTAACCATTACAGCCTTGTGCAATTAAGGAGCATGGACTCTTACATTGACATTGCTCCCCTCTACTCTTCGGCCATCTACGAGCCATGGAACTATGCAAGAAGCATGGGTTCGCTGAGTGTGCATCCTCAATTTAAGAGCCTTCATCCCGTGATCCTGCAAAGCCTTCATGAGCATGGGATACGGGTCAGGCCTTATACGGTCAATCAAGAAAAATGGATGCATTATTTAATGAATTGGCGGGTGGATGCCATCATCACTGATGTACCCGATGTGGCGTTGGCTGTTAGAAATGGAGAAATTACTGAACAAAAAAGCTTAATCCTTGAAATGTATAATAAGTTAAAAAAAAAATGA
- the proC gene encoding pyrroline-5-carboxylate reductase translates to MAVYKKIAFIGAGAMAEAMISGLIANKLASPEQIIAANRMNTKRLLELQRKYEIKISASAADAVSEAEILILAMKPKDAEDALHSIRDAIHKQHLIISVLAGISTDHISTLLHTDAPVIRAMPNTSAAIGYSATGLAAGKYAEEQHVKQAEELFNCIGTTTCLKEESLHAVTGLAGSGPAYVYYLVEAMQQAASSLNLSETEARDLIAQTLLGAAHMLKMSDEHPLLLRQKVTSPGGTTEAGIQMLDHFKVKEAIESCVKRAAQRSEELGRMYTPPSSEGIV, encoded by the coding sequence ATTGCCGTGTATAAAAAAATCGCGTTTATCGGAGCAGGTGCCATGGCAGAAGCAATGATTTCAGGATTGATCGCCAACAAGCTGGCCTCACCTGAACAGATCATTGCCGCAAACAGAATGAACACAAAAAGACTTCTTGAACTGCAAAGGAAGTATGAGATAAAAATTTCCGCCTCAGCCGCAGATGCAGTGAGTGAGGCAGAAATCCTCATCCTTGCTATGAAGCCGAAAGATGCTGAAGACGCCCTGCACTCGATCAGGGACGCTATCCATAAACAGCACCTTATCATTTCAGTACTTGCCGGGATATCAACAGATCACATCTCCACTCTGCTTCATACGGATGCCCCTGTCATACGGGCGATGCCGAACACATCTGCTGCGATCGGTTATTCTGCAACCGGCCTCGCCGCTGGAAAGTATGCCGAAGAGCAACATGTAAAACAGGCCGAAGAGCTTTTTAATTGCATCGGAACGACCACCTGCTTGAAAGAAGAAAGCCTGCATGCAGTAACCGGGTTGGCAGGAAGCGGTCCCGCTTATGTTTATTATTTAGTAGAAGCGATGCAGCAGGCAGCCTCCTCGCTCAATCTCAGTGAAACTGAGGCAAGGGATTTGATCGCGCAGACCCTGTTGGGTGCTGCCCATATGCTGAAAATGAGCGACGAACATCCCTTGCTGCTTCGGCAAAAGGTAACCAGTCCGGGTGGAACCACCGAAGCCGGAATTCAAATGCTGGACCATTTTAAAGTAAAAGAAGCGATTGAATCATGCGTCAAGCGTGCCGCACAGCGCTCAGAAGAGCTCGGGAGAATGTACACCCCGCCCTCTTCCGAAGGAATAGTTTGA
- a CDS encoding HAD-IIB family hydrolase — translation MKRENVTHLLATDLDGTLVGEKELTSLLFDYYKERPYNVQLVYVTGRHYASTMELIKEEELPMPSILISDVGTEMYDLNDPELHERWKKTLEEKWNPAEISRIVQSCSGLTPQSIPSVHRLSYFAESDEAVEEVKRKLSGSSVPYKLIFSSGRDVDILPPNAGKGEALSFLLREKGWEKANVLVAGDSGNDRDMITLGYPAVVVGNCQKELKQLPDHPMIFRAQKHCAGGIHEAWEHFFEKTPVKNSI, via the coding sequence GTGAAACGAGAAAACGTTACACATCTTTTAGCTACTGATCTTGACGGAACCTTGGTGGGAGAGAAGGAACTGACTTCTTTGCTGTTTGATTATTATAAAGAACGTCCCTACAATGTGCAGCTCGTTTATGTTACAGGAAGACACTATGCTTCTACCATGGAGCTGATCAAAGAGGAAGAGCTTCCGATGCCTTCCATTCTCATTTCGGATGTTGGTACGGAAATGTATGACTTGAATGATCCAGAGCTTCATGAGCGCTGGAAAAAAACATTGGAAGAAAAGTGGAATCCCGCTGAAATTTCTCGCATCGTCCAATCCTGCAGCGGCTTAACGCCTCAATCGATTCCATCCGTGCATCGGCTTTCCTATTTTGCAGAAAGCGATGAGGCGGTTGAGGAAGTGAAACGGAAGCTGAGCGGCAGTTCGGTGCCGTACAAGCTGATTTTCAGTTCCGGAAGAGATGTAGACATTCTTCCGCCAAATGCAGGGAAGGGAGAGGCGCTATCCTTTCTGCTTCGGGAAAAAGGCTGGGAGAAAGCAAATGTATTAGTTGCCGGCGATTCCGGCAATGACCGTGATATGATTACACTTGGATATCCGGCTGTCGTTGTCGGAAACTGCCAAAAGGAATTAAAACAGCTGCCAGACCACCCTATGATTTTCCGTGCGCAAAAGCATTGTGCAGGCGGAATTCATGAAGCGTGGGAGCATTTCTTTGAAAAAACTCCAGTTAAAAATAGCATATAA
- a CDS encoding phosphatase PAP2 family protein — MKKSIHLPYFLGFLLLFIFFFLLAAVYREAGVKRLDQTVIDAVTAYQPHELTRAFIVITNSAARTNEFIVLAVFSAFFILGRRSWLEPVILGSCLFVIRYGNAFLKGIYERKRPSLHRLVDIGGYSFPSGHAMISIGFFGLLFYLLVRQAKHSWVRRLITAGGCVYIVLVGLSRVYLGVHYPSDVLAGFLAGGSLLLFFIVTYRLMISILKHERNS, encoded by the coding sequence TTGAAGAAAAGTATCCATCTGCCATACTTTCTTGGATTTTTGTTGCTTTTTATTTTCTTTTTTCTCCTTGCAGCCGTCTATCGGGAGGCTGGCGTAAAGAGACTGGATCAGACGGTGATTGATGCAGTAACGGCATATCAGCCCCACGAGCTGACCCGAGCTTTTATAGTGATCACAAACAGTGCAGCAAGGACCAATGAATTTATAGTGCTTGCCGTGTTCTCTGCTTTTTTTATTTTAGGGAGGAGAAGCTGGCTTGAACCGGTAATCCTGGGGAGCTGTTTGTTTGTCATCCGTTACGGAAACGCTTTTCTTAAAGGAATCTATGAAAGAAAGCGGCCATCCCTCCATCGTCTAGTTGATATCGGAGGATATAGTTTTCCGAGCGGACACGCCATGATCTCCATCGGTTTTTTTGGACTGTTATTCTACCTTCTTGTGAGACAGGCTAAGCATAGTTGGGTGCGGCGTCTTATAACCGCTGGGGGATGTGTTTATATCGTGCTTGTCGGATTAAGCAGAGTCTATCTTGGTGTGCATTATCCGAGTGATGTGCTGGCAGGATTTCTTGCGGGAGGAAGCTTGCTCCTTTTTTTCATTGTCACTTATCGCCTCATGATTTCTATTTTAAAGCATGAAAGGAATAGCTGA
- a CDS encoding DNA polymerase IV, whose amino-acid sequence MDRSANIKRRFILHVDMNSFYASVESMMDPTLKGKPLAIAGNPEERRGIIVTCSYEARKFGVKTTMPLWQAKKLCPSLIVLRPDFQKYRTMSQKMFQLLREYTELVEPVSIDEGYLDITRISMSPIEAAEEIQNRLYHELGLPSSIGIAPNKFLAKMASDMKKPMGITVLRKREIRQILWPMTVGEMHGIGKATEEKLKKYNIHTIGDLAKEDAYSLKHRFGKNGVRMWERANGIDDRPVDPERASEFQSVGNSTTLAEDVSDETELKRVFSVLADSVERRMKGKKVVGQNLQIVIRYGDRKTVTRSKTLENPFHDKSEILEHAWSLFTKHWNGEPVRLLGITAADVIPKEKAYKQMDLFTFEQEKKRDDVNRLISDIQKKFGDHSIIRGKLTDDPS is encoded by the coding sequence ATGGATAGGTCTGCCAATATAAAACGAAGATTTATCCTGCATGTCGACATGAACAGCTTTTATGCTTCTGTAGAAAGTATGATGGATCCCACTTTAAAGGGAAAGCCTCTTGCGATCGCCGGCAATCCCGAAGAGCGCCGCGGCATCATCGTAACCTGCAGCTATGAAGCACGTAAGTTTGGAGTAAAAACTACGATGCCTCTGTGGCAGGCAAAAAAACTTTGTCCATCTCTTATCGTCTTACGGCCGGATTTTCAAAAATACAGGACGATGTCTCAGAAGATGTTTCAGCTGCTTCGGGAATATACTGAGCTTGTTGAGCCTGTCTCAATTGATGAAGGATATCTTGATATTACGAGGATATCCATGAGCCCTATCGAAGCTGCCGAGGAAATTCAAAACAGGCTGTATCATGAACTGGGTCTTCCTTCCAGTATAGGGATTGCACCGAATAAATTTCTTGCGAAGATGGCTTCAGATATGAAGAAACCTATGGGGATTACCGTCTTGCGAAAGCGGGAGATCCGGCAGATCCTCTGGCCGATGACCGTAGGTGAAATGCATGGGATCGGAAAGGCCACAGAAGAAAAACTAAAAAAATATAATATTCATACGATCGGTGACCTGGCAAAGGAAGACGCGTACAGTTTAAAACACCGCTTCGGAAAAAACGGAGTGAGGATGTGGGAGCGTGCGAACGGGATCGATGACCGCCCAGTAGACCCGGAGCGCGCCTCAGAATTTCAATCCGTTGGCAACTCGACCACTCTGGCTGAAGATGTGAGTGATGAAACGGAGCTTAAACGCGTCTTTTCAGTTCTGGCTGATTCTGTTGAACGCCGGATGAAAGGGAAGAAAGTCGTCGGTCAAAATCTTCAGATCGTGATCCGGTATGGAGACAGGAAGACGGTTACGAGAAGCAAGACACTGGAGAATCCCTTTCATGATAAGAGTGAAATCCTGGAACATGCCTGGTCCTTGTTTACAAAACACTGGAACGGTGAACCTGTACGGCTGCTCGGCATTACGGCCGCGGATGTTATCCCTAAAGAAAAAGCCTATAAACAGATGGACTTGTTTACTTTTGAACAGGAAAAAAAACGGGATGATGTAAATCGATTAATCAGCGATATTCAAAAAAAGTTTGGTGATCATTCCATTATTCGAGGCAAACTAACAGATGATCCATCATAG
- a CDS encoding SDR family NAD(P)-dependent oxidoreductase translates to MKDLKGKTVVITGASGGLGARIAFDAASLGAKPVLIARSLDKLVNVKKDLKEHFDVEALIYSLDVSNAEEVKAVFAEITRTVSVDVLINNAGFGIFDYFIDADLNDLSRMLQTNVVGLMACTQAVLPQMLERRSGHIINIASQAGKISTPKSSGYAASKHAVLGFSNGLRMELANSGIWVTAINPGPIETNFFSIADKSGSYEKNIKKWMLSPEYVSKKIISAIGRPVREINLPLWMNAGSTLYQLFPKLVEKLGGNAFKQK, encoded by the coding sequence ATGAAGGATTTAAAAGGAAAAACGGTGGTTATCACAGGGGCTTCCGGAGGGCTTGGAGCCCGGATCGCGTTTGATGCGGCAAGCCTTGGTGCTAAGCCGGTGCTGATCGCCAGAAGCCTGGACAAACTAGTGAACGTAAAAAAAGATCTAAAAGAACATTTTGATGTGGAAGCGCTGATCTATTCGCTGGACGTTAGCAACGCAGAAGAGGTGAAAGCGGTTTTCGCAGAGATCACTCGTACGGTTTCTGTCGATGTTCTGATCAACAACGCTGGATTTGGAATATTCGACTACTTTATTGATGCGGACCTAAACGATCTTTCCAGAATGCTTCAGACCAACGTGGTCGGCCTGATGGCTTGTACACAGGCAGTGCTGCCGCAAATGCTGGAACGGCGTTCTGGCCATATAATCAATATTGCGTCACAGGCAGGAAAGATATCCACACCGAAGTCGAGCGGATATGCCGCTTCTAAACACGCTGTTCTTGGCTTTTCAAACGGATTGCGGATGGAGCTCGCAAACAGTGGAATATGGGTAACAGCCATCAACCCGGGGCCGATTGAAACGAACTTTTTTTCCATCGCAGACAAATCGGGTTCCTATGAGAAAAACATCAAGAAGTGGATGCTGTCCCCGGAGTATGTTTCTAAAAAAATCATTTCGGCGATCGGCCGTCCTGTCCGTGAGATCAATCTGCCTCTTTGGATGAATGCAGGCAGTACGCTTTATCAGCTTTTTCCCAAGCTTGTAGAAAAGCTTGGCGGAAATGCATTCAAACAAAAATAG
- a CDS encoding MBL fold metallo-hydrolase — protein MNQYIITIALPTPFPVGDVNVYLIRGEKLTLVDCGPKTPEAWSIFREKLAENGLEENDIEQVIFTHYHPDHVGLYSYFTSPVPAVLASLEEIPYLSQQQEFFVHRNQFYEGFYKKMGMPEEAVRFEHRKLKKYLELSAVVHASPALYEGEEVPGLPGWTIMKTPGHSPDHLSLFHQESGIMIGGDFLLQRISSNALIEPPPLTKRDRPKPLLQYRDSLKTAAELPITVILPGHGLPISNSSELIEERLAQQNNRADVLWEMLAGHKTAYELSKLLFPRIYQKEPGLTLSETVGHLDLLEEEGRIQAEDIQGIIYYKRAEGA, from the coding sequence TTGAACCAGTATATAATAACCATCGCGCTTCCGACACCGTTTCCGGTAGGGGATGTCAATGTCTATCTCATACGGGGAGAAAAGCTTACCCTTGTTGACTGCGGACCAAAAACGCCTGAGGCATGGAGCATCTTTCGAGAGAAACTGGCGGAGAACGGGCTGGAAGAAAACGATATTGAACAGGTGATCTTTACCCATTATCACCCGGACCATGTCGGTCTTTATTCATACTTTACGAGCCCGGTGCCTGCTGTGCTCGCAAGTTTAGAAGAAATACCCTATCTCAGCCAGCAGCAAGAATTTTTTGTACATAGAAATCAATTTTATGAGGGGTTTTACAAAAAAATGGGAATGCCGGAAGAAGCCGTCCGGTTTGAACATAGGAAATTAAAGAAGTATCTTGAGCTTTCTGCTGTGGTCCATGCTTCCCCGGCGTTATATGAAGGAGAAGAAGTGCCAGGGCTGCCAGGGTGGACAATCATGAAAACACCGGGCCATTCTCCAGATCATCTTTCTCTGTTTCATCAAGAGAGCGGTATTATGATTGGAGGGGACTTTTTGCTGCAGCGTATTTCGTCCAACGCACTCATCGAGCCTCCCCCTCTCACGAAAAGAGACCGGCCTAAACCGCTGCTGCAATACCGGGATTCACTTAAGACGGCAGCCGAACTCCCCATAACCGTCATCCTGCCGGGGCATGGCCTTCCAATCTCCAACAGTTCTGAGTTGATCGAAGAAAGGCTTGCACAGCAGAACAACCGGGCGGATGTCCTATGGGAGATGCTCGCCGGGCATAAGACGGCTTATGAATTAAGCAAGCTTTTATTCCCGAGGATCTATCAAAAGGAACCTGGGCTTACTCTCTCGGAAACCGTGGGGCATCTTGATCTGCTTGAAGAGGAGGGAAGGATTCAAGCGGAGGACATACAGGGTATTATTTATTACAAGCGGGCAGAAGGAGCGTAA
- a CDS encoding DNA polymerase thumb domain-containing protein, with translation MIDYSMIQNRSILCMDMKSFYASCAAVRLGLDPLTCYLAVVGNTERQGSVVLAASPCLKRDFGIRTGSRLFEIPKDSRIHIVDAQMAFFLQRSMEITRLLNRFVPKEAIHTYSVDESFIQADGTERLWGGPVQLAQAIRIAIKEEFGLPCAIGIGPNMLMSKLCLDLDAKKKGVEEWTYEDIPEKLWKLSPLSKMWGIGSRVERTLNLMGITTVGDLAHYPLELLEKKFGVMGNQLYYHAWGVDLSEVGAPIMQGQISYGKSQILLRDYTDPKEVQHVILEMCEEVARRARTAKKAGRTVSLGIGYSKEEWGGGFYRSKTVAEPTNITMEIYQVCLELFHTFYEGKTVRKITIALSNVCEDNETQLSIFTLEHPKKRKLGYVMDDIRRKYGSNALLRAVSYTSGGTALHRSTLLGGHKA, from the coding sequence TTGATCGATTATTCTATGATTCAAAATCGTTCAATTCTGTGCATGGACATGAAAAGTTTTTATGCCAGCTGTGCGGCTGTGCGCTTAGGGCTGGACCCGCTGACCTGTTACCTTGCTGTAGTAGGGAATACAGAGAGGCAGGGAAGTGTGGTCCTGGCTGCTTCTCCTTGTCTGAAAAGAGATTTTGGAATAAGAACCGGAAGCCGGCTGTTTGAGATTCCGAAAGACAGCCGTATTCACATCGTGGATGCCCAAATGGCTTTTTTTCTACAGCGTTCCATGGAGATCACGCGCCTGCTCAATCGGTTTGTTCCAAAAGAGGCCATTCATACTTACAGTGTGGATGAAAGTTTTATTCAGGCAGACGGGACAGAACGCCTGTGGGGAGGCCCGGTGCAGCTGGCCCAGGCCATCCGGATTGCCATAAAAGAAGAGTTCGGTCTGCCTTGCGCCATCGGAATCGGGCCGAACATGCTGATGTCTAAGCTCTGTCTGGATTTGGATGCGAAGAAGAAAGGCGTGGAAGAATGGACGTATGAGGACATTCCGGAGAAGCTATGGAAACTTTCTCCCTTGAGCAAGATGTGGGGCATCGGTTCCCGTGTGGAACGGACGCTTAATCTGATGGGCATTACAACCGTAGGCGACCTTGCCCATTATCCGCTGGAGCTCTTGGAAAAAAAATTCGGCGTGATGGGAAATCAGCTTTATTATCATGCGTGGGGAGTGGACCTCTCGGAGGTGGGGGCTCCCATCATGCAAGGCCAGATCAGCTATGGAAAAAGCCAGATCCTCCTTCGTGATTATACCGATCCGAAAGAGGTTCAGCATGTTATTTTAGAAATGTGCGAAGAAGTGGCAAGGCGGGCCAGAACAGCGAAAAAGGCAGGGAGAACAGTCAGTCTGGGAATCGGCTACAGCAAAGAAGAATGGGGCGGGGGTTTTTACCGTTCAAAGACCGTAGCTGAACCGACTAACATTACGATGGAGATCTACCAGGTGTGCCTGGAGCTCTTTCATACCTTTTATGAAGGAAAGACGGTCCGTAAAATCACCATTGCTCTATCCAATGTATGTGAAGATAACGAAACGCAGCTCAGCATCTTTACACTTGAGCATCCTAAAAAGCGAAAGCTTGGATACGTGATGGACGATATCCGCAGGAAATACGGCTCCAATGCTCTTCTCCGGGCCGTTTCCTATACGAGCGGAGGAACGGCTCTGCACCGCAGCACCCTTTTAGGCGGCCATAAAGCGTAA
- a CDS encoding YqzH family protein yields MENQLLRKWLEKALLDYFYEKEAIPYTEKDYALLQERVKKELQTEEAEDPYLTVQDVVYSFITKE; encoded by the coding sequence ATGGAGAATCAGCTGCTGCGCAAATGGCTGGAAAAGGCTTTGCTGGATTATTTTTACGAGAAAGAGGCCATCCCTTATACTGAAAAGGATTATGCTCTCCTGCAGGAACGAGTAAAAAAAGAACTTCAAACTGAAGAAGCAGAAGATCCTTATTTGACGGTTCAAGATGTCGTATACAGCTTTATTACAAAAGAATAA
- a CDS encoding glycosyltransferase, whose protein sequence is MNKKVLFISDHGDPLAKLGGKQAGGQNNYVYHLALAMENRGWDVDVITHWCDKDAPQTEAFGKRSRVIRIQAGIKGFVSKNEMFQILPGFFKEIEELVPVDQYDIIHTHYWLSGILGRQLRRKYNIPFVHTSHSLGAAKERATGERDERRFQYERTILRSANRVIATTNSEKSLIHDFTKQPAPVDVIPIGVSPTFYPLNQKPAIKQKLDVHGPLVFYAGRLEETKGVETLLKAFRYLIQWGDVPSNTRLILAGGQKEEIGDDQLPIQEKQRSWVKGIERYVQFVGPKSQEQLAEYFNAANVAVVPSYYESFGMVAAEAQACGCPVIASRVGGLQNVVVEGETGLLVNPKDAQDLALTLEIILNNDIIAQRLGKQASSLAERDYRWPNVAARVEQVYEEVLSGETRKRYTSFSY, encoded by the coding sequence ATGAATAAAAAAGTTTTATTTATATCAGACCATGGAGACCCGCTGGCAAAACTGGGCGGAAAGCAAGCTGGAGGACAGAATAATTATGTGTACCATTTGGCGCTTGCCATGGAAAATAGGGGATGGGATGTTGATGTCATAACCCACTGGTGTGATAAAGATGCTCCTCAGACGGAGGCATTTGGAAAACGCTCTAGAGTTATCCGCATCCAAGCCGGTATCAAAGGCTTTGTATCCAAAAATGAAATGTTTCAAATACTGCCCGGCTTTTTTAAAGAAATCGAGGAACTTGTTCCTGTTGATCAATATGATATAATTCATACTCATTACTGGCTGTCAGGGATATTAGGCCGCCAGCTTCGCAGAAAGTACAATATACCGTTTGTCCATACTTCACATTCCCTTGGAGCAGCTAAAGAACGGGCCACAGGAGAAAGGGATGAGCGCAGGTTCCAGTATGAACGAACCATTCTCCGTTCCGCTAACCGCGTGATCGCCACGACCAACAGCGAGAAAAGCCTGATCCATGACTTTACTAAACAGCCTGCACCTGTTGATGTCATTCCAATCGGTGTATCTCCAACTTTTTATCCTTTAAACCAAAAACCCGCGATAAAACAAAAATTGGATGTTCACGGCCCTCTCGTGTTTTATGCCGGCCGGCTGGAAGAAACCAAGGGTGTTGAAACCCTCCTCAAAGCATTCAGATACTTGATTCAATGGGGTGACGTCCCGTCAAACACTAGACTGATTCTTGCTGGAGGACAGAAAGAAGAGATCGGTGATGATCAGCTTCCCATTCAGGAAAAACAGCGTTCCTGGGTGAAAGGAATTGAGCGTTATGTTCAGTTTGTAGGGCCGAAAAGCCAGGAGCAGCTGGCGGAATACTTTAACGCTGCCAACGTTGCTGTCGTGCCTTCCTATTATGAATCGTTCGGAATGGTGGCTGCAGAGGCACAGGCATGCGGATGTCCAGTGATTGCCTCACGTGTCGGCGGGCTTCAAAATGTGGTGGTTGAAGGAGAAACAGGGCTGCTCGTCAACCCAAAAGACGCTCAGGATTTGGCGCTCACCCTGGAAATTATTTTAAACAATGACATCATTGCACAAAGGCTCGGCAAACAGGCATCCTCTCTTGCCGAACGCGATTACCGCTGGCCGAATGTGGCAGCGAGGGTAGAGCAGGTGTACGAGGAGGTTCTGTCAGGTGAAACGAGAAAACGTTACACATCTTTTAGCTACTGA
- the rnz gene encoding ribonuclease Z, whose amino-acid sequence MELHFLGTGAGMPSKERNVSSVALKFLQTGGEIWLFDCGEATQHQILHTSLKPRKINKIFITHLHGDHLFGLPGLLGSRSFQNGEESPVSIYGPKGIKAFIDTSLNISQTHLTYPIQVIEIDEGLICEEEGRRVYAKKLEHVIPCFGFRVEEQAQPGKLEAGLLKKMGLPPGPLYQQLKEGRDITLEDGTVLKSSEFVSPPVPGRIVAILGDTKYCENAVELGRDAEVLIHEATVLHELAEKAAEFGHSSARSAAVTARRANAAALILNHISSRYHKEEKTLLLKEAREVFPNTQIADDFSVFPIEKLSKK is encoded by the coding sequence ATGGAACTTCATTTTCTGGGAACGGGAGCCGGAATGCCTTCAAAGGAAAGGAATGTTTCTTCGGTTGCCCTTAAATTCCTGCAGACGGGAGGAGAAATCTGGCTCTTTGACTGCGGAGAAGCTACACAGCATCAAATCCTGCACACTTCTCTAAAACCGCGTAAGATCAATAAAATTTTTATTACTCATCTGCACGGAGACCATCTATTCGGTCTGCCGGGCCTGCTGGGAAGCCGCTCCTTCCAAAATGGTGAAGAGAGTCCGGTGTCCATATACGGACCAAAGGGAATAAAGGCCTTCATCGACACTTCTTTGAACATAAGCCAGACGCATCTTACCTATCCGATTCAAGTGATAGAAATAGATGAAGGGCTGATCTGTGAAGAGGAAGGCCGTCGGGTATATGCCAAGAAACTTGAGCACGTGATCCCTTGTTTCGGTTTTCGCGTAGAAGAGCAGGCACAGCCTGGAAAGCTGGAAGCCGGCTTGCTAAAAAAGATGGGCCTGCCGCCCGGTCCTTTATATCAGCAATTGAAAGAAGGAAGGGATATTACTCTGGAGGACGGAACGGTGCTCAAGAGCAGTGAATTTGTTTCCCCTCCTGTTCCTGGCCGGATTGTCGCTATCCTTGGCGATACGAAATACTGCGAGAATGCGGTGGAGCTGGGAAGAGATGCTGAGGTACTTATTCATGAGGCTACTGTTCTTCACGAACTGGCTGAAAAGGCAGCGGAATTCGGCCATTCTTCAGCCAGATCGGCTGCTGTTACCGCCAGACGGGCAAATGCAGCTGCCTTGATCTTGAACCATATCAGTTCTAGATATCATAAAGAGGAGAAGACTCTTCTTTTAAAAGAAGCACGGGAAGTCTTTCCGAATACGCAGATTGCCGATGACTTCAGCGTCTTTCCAATTGAAAAACTCAGCAAAAAATGA